The DNA segment GGTGGAATTTCGCGTCCTTTTCTTCCGTTTCGCTCTTGCGCTCGCCGTGAATGGTCAGCACTCCGTTTTCCACGGACACCTTGACATGGTCCTTTTCCACACCGGGGATATCGGCCTTGATCAGGAACTCTTGTTCCGATTCGACAATATCCACCCGTGGCGACCAATCGGTGGAGGCCAAGGCCTCCTGCCCGCCACGCGGCCAACCGACGGCCTTGGTGTACCGGTCGAACATGTCCTCGATTTCCCGCCAGGGATCCCATTTCATGAGCGTCATGGCCAACCTCCTTTCGTGACCAACGTTAAAAAATGTCATGTCACAACACGAGCAATCAATCTTATAGACTAATTCACCCAGCGCCTCCGTCAAGCAGACCTTGAAACCAGAATTAAAACTTCAAAATATTCCGAGTTGATCCATACTTTTCTTCACATTGGTGCTCTGGTAGTCCAGATCAATGGCGCCATCCACCAAAACCGCCCCGAAGTCACCCACGCCCCTCCCGCACCCGGGAACCGAGGCACTGCGCGAATACACCCACGCGCTCATCCCCTGGCAGCTGGGCCACCATTTCCCCACGGCTCCGGTTCCGAAGAAGGAAACCTGCCCGGACCGGGAGCTCAAGGCCGCGCTGCGGCCCCCCCGTGAACACGTCCTGCTGCTTGGCCTTGGCGACGGCGCGCTGGCCGCGGCCCTGGCCAAGGCCCTGCCCGCCGAGCGCACCTTGACCGTGTGCACCCTGAACCCCGCTGACGTCCGTCCAACGCTTGCGGAGCAGGCCCCGTGGTGGTCGGACGGCAGACACACCATCCTGGCCGATACGTCCCCGCGCGCCATCCTGCTCCTGCTCCATGCGTTCGGGCGCAACCCAGCCCAGTGCACGATGATCCTCAACTCCACCCTGTCCGAAGAAGAACGTCAGACGCACCGGGCGCTGCAACGCCTTCTCCTCAAAACAGAACGCCTTGAACCCGACACCCAGCCCGCTCTCTCGGGCAACCCCGAAGACGTGACCATCGCGGCCATCCTGCACCCGGACGAACCACGTCTGGAGGAGTTCTTCGCCGCGATCCCGGCCTGGGCACGGGAAATGATCGTGGTCTGGGACGCCGACGCGCCACCAACACCCCGCCCAGACGCGGCATGTCCGACACGGCACCTGGCCCGCAGACTGGACAAGGACTTCGCGGCCCAGCGCAATGTCGCCCTCGCGCACGCCCAAGGTGAATGGATATTTTTTCTGGACAGTGACGAACGCCTGGCCGCCGAAGACTGGGCGGCCCTGCCCGGATTGACCGCCAGGGCCAGAACGCTGGGAGCCGGGGGCGTGGCGTGGCCGCGCATGACCTTCTGGCCCGACGAGGAGCACGTTCTGGCCGGATTCGGATTGTGGCCGGACCTGCAACTTCGGCTTATGCCCGTGAGCCCTGGTTTACGGTTCGAGCGCCCCGTGCATGAGGTTGTCGTCGGTCTGCCTGGGCCGGTGCTCATCGACGCGGGGAGACAAATCCGCCACTACTCGCGGTTGTTCAAGAATCCCGAGGCACTGGCCGCCAAACTGCGCGTTTTCGATGACGCCGCCGGACAGCGGCTCCACCGCCTGAACGACACGTACCCGACGTTGCCCACGGAGTTCATGCGCCGCGTTTCTGCCGCCTTCAGGCATCACGCCCTGCTGCGGCTTCGCGCCCTCTAAAACGCACGAAGCCGGACGCAGTCGCC comes from the Deltaproteobacteria bacterium genome and includes:
- a CDS encoding Hsp20/alpha crystallin family protein, producing the protein MTLMKWDPWREIEDMFDRYTKAVGWPRGGQEALASTDWSPRVDIVESEQEFLIKADIPGVEKDHVKVSVENGVLTIHGERKSETEEKDAKFHRVERFTGTFVRRFTVPENVDTEAIKAVFKDGMLTLHLPKTEKALPKAIDIYVE
- a CDS encoding glycosyltransferase; translation: MAPSTKTAPKSPTPLPHPGTEALREYTHALIPWQLGHHFPTAPVPKKETCPDRELKAALRPPREHVLLLGLGDGALAAALAKALPAERTLTVCTLNPADVRPTLAEQAPWWSDGRHTILADTSPRAILLLLHAFGRNPAQCTMILNSTLSEEERQTHRALQRLLLKTERLEPDTQPALSGNPEDVTIAAILHPDEPRLEEFFAAIPAWAREMIVVWDADAPPTPRPDAACPTRHLARRLDKDFAAQRNVALAHAQGEWIFFLDSDERLAAEDWAALPGLTARARTLGAGGVAWPRMTFWPDEEHVLAGFGLWPDLQLRLMPVSPGLRFERPVHEVVVGLPGPVLIDAGRQIRHYSRLFKNPEALAAKLRVFDDAAGQRLHRLNDTYPTLPTEFMRRVSAAFRHHALLRLRAL